A window of the Corallococcus soli genome harbors these coding sequences:
- a CDS encoding tetratricopeptide repeat protein produces MDTSGRGDWKRREGLGSALLQIGVVAVVLAAGVTWYVHRGQVRQEVDAHLRAARAAALKGNPSDLAMAQQQLETLFTLSPDSRDARALSADIQTVLWLDHHQPGADAKAREQLDRAEAMGSRSGERYGARVLLLVGEGKTAEAQTLLDGLKAQGANSPKLTLAQARLLQRQGRLSEARQAFARAAEGAWRDPRFSTAYGEVLLDEGLFPQAVEAFSRATSANPDHLLSKVTSALAQLYAGRNPDGVKVTLDELRTRGKELTPALKARLAVAQAEVALARGAPDEALPLTDAALKDSPDEHYALFTRARALAAKRAPEARAAFEAAVAKHPTAPLLALDGARLLQAQGDGEGALALLETYEKTFRDVKVGTSDGKSVAALDRDDRYWLARGGVMELAGRQDDALAAYDKALAARGVGLAKAQYAKGALLLARKDFEGARALLSAVAPDTGAGSMPEAYAALGELLFAQGDFAAGCQQHYFALVRARAQGTPPELIATKANDIKKRLETSGQPAMAKAWLTEAGPLFQQN; encoded by the coding sequence ATGGACACGTCGGGTCGCGGTGACTGGAAGCGTCGCGAGGGCCTGGGCAGTGCGTTGCTCCAGATTGGCGTCGTCGCGGTGGTGCTGGCCGCCGGGGTGACCTGGTACGTCCACCGCGGACAGGTGCGCCAGGAGGTGGACGCGCACCTGCGCGCGGCCCGCGCCGCGGCCCTGAAGGGCAACCCGAGCGACCTGGCCATGGCGCAGCAGCAGTTGGAGACGCTCTTCACGCTCTCCCCCGACTCGCGCGACGCGCGCGCCCTGTCCGCCGACATCCAGACGGTGCTGTGGCTGGACCACCACCAGCCCGGCGCGGACGCGAAGGCGCGCGAGCAGCTGGACAGGGCGGAGGCCATGGGCTCCCGCTCCGGGGAGCGCTACGGCGCGCGCGTCCTGCTGCTCGTGGGCGAGGGCAAGACGGCCGAGGCCCAGACGCTGCTGGACGGGCTCAAGGCGCAGGGCGCCAACAGCCCCAAACTGACGCTCGCGCAGGCGCGGCTGCTGCAACGGCAGGGGCGGCTGTCGGAGGCCCGGCAGGCCTTCGCGCGCGCGGCGGAGGGGGCCTGGAGGGACCCGCGCTTCTCCACGGCCTACGGCGAGGTCCTGCTCGACGAGGGGCTGTTCCCCCAGGCGGTGGAGGCCTTCTCGCGGGCCACCTCCGCGAACCCGGACCACCTGCTGTCGAAGGTGACGTCCGCGCTGGCGCAGCTGTACGCGGGCAGGAACCCGGACGGCGTGAAGGTGACGCTGGACGAGCTGCGCACGCGCGGCAAGGAGCTGACGCCCGCGCTGAAGGCCCGCCTCGCGGTGGCCCAGGCGGAGGTGGCGCTGGCGAGGGGCGCGCCCGACGAAGCCCTCCCGCTGACGGACGCGGCGCTCAAGGACTCGCCGGACGAACACTACGCCCTCTTCACGCGGGCGCGCGCGCTGGCGGCGAAGCGCGCCCCGGAGGCCCGCGCGGCCTTCGAGGCGGCCGTGGCGAAGCATCCCACCGCGCCCCTGCTGGCCCTGGACGGCGCGCGCCTGCTCCAGGCCCAGGGGGACGGCGAGGGCGCGCTGGCGCTGCTGGAGACCTACGAGAAGACCTTCCGCGACGTGAAGGTGGGCACCTCGGACGGCAAGTCGGTGGCGGCGCTGGACCGGGATGACCGGTACTGGCTGGCGCGCGGCGGGGTGATGGAGCTGGCGGGCCGGCAGGACGACGCGCTCGCGGCCTATGACAAGGCGCTGGCGGCGCGCGGCGTGGGGCTGGCGAAGGCGCAGTACGCCAAGGGCGCGCTGCTGCTCGCGCGCAAGGACTTCGAGGGCGCCCGGGCGCTGCTGTCCGCCGTGGCCCCGGACACCGGCGCGGGCAGCATGCCGGAGGCGTACGCGGCGCTGGGTGAGCTGCTCTTCGCCCAGGGCGACTTCGCCGCCGGGTGCCAGCAGCACTACTTCGCCCTCGTGCGCGCCCGGGCCCAGGGCACGCCGCCGGAGCTCATCGCCACGAAGGCCAACGACATCAAGAAGCGCCTGGAGACGTCCGGCCAGCCCGCCATGGCCAAGGCGTGGCTCACGGAGGCCGGGCCGCTGTTCCAGCAGAACTAG